The genomic region TACCTTCTCTACATataatttcttcaaaacttCCACATGGCTTCCTCCAGCCCATAGTATATTTAAATCCAGCCTATTGCAGCAAGGCACTACCACAGAGAATAGACATGTTTTCTCTCAGGCTGCCGTATTTTATAAATCATTGAATTTAAGCGAACAAAGACATTGGAGCTGGAGAAGTTCAATGCAGATGACATTTAGTggggagatttatttttttttttttttgctgggcCTTGGTTTGCCACGTATAGCTTTACTTCAGTGCACTCATTTCATTTATCATTATGTTTTTCAGGCTGTAACATAAACTTCCATAGAAAAATGTCATGGATGGCAGAAAGGCTCTTTCAAATACTCAAGTATCAGTCCAAGTGCATGATGATGATATTACTTCCAGTGACATTTTGCTCTTGTGAACTCACTGCaacttctgttgcttttaatgTGATCTATACTGATTTTAAAGTTAGAATGATTTACTGTTCATCATTCATTTAATTGGCGTTTACTCATTGAATGAATggtatatttaatttctttgtcaaGGTCTAAAGCAgctaacattttaaattcattttcttttctatacaGTCGTTCCAGAAATTTAAGGGATCAAAACcaataaacaataaatactaataaacaataaatactaactgatttttttaagtagGTTTCCTCTCATTTCCTGTTTATACAGATGCCCTCAGtgcaaaatacttctgaaaCTATTAGCCATTAGCTGCTCATAGTCCTTTTTGCACAGGGTTTTGGGAGCCCAAAATGaatagcatttcatttttcaggatTGTATGTCAACAGGCTAATATTAGTacattaaataatgaaaataatagcaCATAGGGAATTAAGAAGAACATTTTTCCCACTGGTGACTATTCACTAAAAGTGAACTGCACTACTTGTATGAGTAAACCAGTCACTAATTCAAGTACTAAAGAGACACCTATCAATAAGCCATTCACTCTCCTgcaatatgttttctttccaaaaaggaaaaaaattaaaggagcATGGAGAGTCAGGAAGAACGAATGAGGATCTGATGTGACAAAGTTCTTGACAgcaatttgctgctttttttttttttttttttagtaaatgagatggaaaaatataaaagtcacAGCAATACCCTagtttttctgtaaaacattatTACAGAAACTGATCCAATATTTACCATCAGAAGAATGCAGAGCAAAGGAGATGCAGACCTTTATACTCATATTACAGAAGAAACTGAGGATGCAGCTAGTCTCCACTCACCTTGCAGTCTGGAACACAGACTAAAGCTTAAAGATAGGAATAGATATTACATCTGGAATGCCTACCCAAGGCACTGTAGTCTCCATCCAGTTACACAAGGTCTCAATATCTTCAAGTTTAGATCAGCATTAAGGATCTTTTTGATATAATTGATTTAGTGGTATGTAAAGAcgattacatttttctttgttgccttatttctgtttttacaggcaatgaaaatgaaaagtgtttattttgttgctgGGCTCCTTTTAATGATAGTTCAAGGCAGCTGGCAAAATCCTCTTCAGGATACAGAGGAGAAATCAAGGTAAATTCTGTTGATCAACTTCTAGAAAGCCTTGGCCttaactttgttttcttatagtTCAAAGCAAAACATACAGTGACATATATTATTCAAAGTACTTTATCTACCATTGGATTTCTATCAATCCTTTGCAGGAATCTACCATTCCTgcaaactgaggcacagaagtTTCACTACTTCAAACAATAGCTGCCTTAGGTATCCAAGAAGACCTTGTAACTGTGCAGTATCCAATCCACTATATTGATTAATTTTACCAGCAAGCTAGTGATCAATAAtatcccactttttttttctttttttttttttttaccttgtaagactataaaattatattgttaAAAGAAAAGTCAGTGTAGAATGTACTATAATCATTGTCTATTAACAGGTTCTAAACTTTTCTCAGATCTTTCAAAGCTTCCCAGTCTGAACCATTAGATGAATCTAGACAGCTGAATGAAGCGAAGCGTCATTCACAAGGTACATTCACCAGTGATTACAGCAAGTACTTGGACACCAGACGAGCTCAGGATTTTGTGCAGTGGTTAATGAGCACTAAAAGAAATGGGTAAGCCTTTTTGCTCACATTGCTATAGATCTCCatacacagaaaacagccaaaaaTCTAGTACCTGTCTGAATTCAGTTTCTTGATTTCAGCTTCCCATCACAGGTCATGTATAACCATCAAATGACTAATGTGCTTAaggaaaatttatatatatcatTAATATGTTATTAGAAATGAGAGCTATATGCAAAATCAGTCAAAAGGATTTGGATAAATCAAGTGTATCTGATGTGCCACCCAAACTGAGACTGTATCAGCTTCTTTGGGACAGATTGTTTCAGTGAACCAACTTAGTTCAGTATGAATCATGTCAGTAAAGATAATATAAAGATGTCACCTTTAGACCTTAATAAAACTTTCCATGGTTACTCTAATCCTGAAGTTTCATTTGTGAAAAGGGATCTAAGGTTTAATCCTTATTGACTGCTGGATTACAGATATACCATTAAGGTGTAAATTGGTGTGTCTTTTTAAAGATACACTTAAACACAAGCTAACAAGCTGAGAGCAAGGATAATGTAAGAGCATGTAATTCTATGCCCTGTGTTCTAGAAAAGATCTgtccacaaaataaaaaaaaatccatttaaatccCTGTGGGagcctttaaaatataaagtaataatTTCTAGATAttgtattaatttaaataatagaattatagaatagtttgggttggaaaggaccctaaagatcatttaattcctACCCCCTtcccatggacagggacacctcccactacaccaggttgttcaaagccccatccagcttggcttccagggatggggcatccacagcttctctgggcaacctgttccagtgcctcactaacttcatagtaaagaatttcttccttaaatgtGTAAGTCTGAAAGTATTTATATTCATCCATCAGTCTTGGTTGTTTAtgacaatatttaaataataaccAATTATCATGCTCATGCATACTCTGCAATGTACTGGTAATAATGATCCAATGATTTTGGAATTCCACTACAGCCAACAAGGACAGGAGGACAAAGAGAATGACAAATTCCCGGACCAGCTCTCAAGGTATTCTAGTTGCCACAACTCATTACTCAAAAACAAGTCAAcctcatttcctcattttctgttaaacaaggaagaaaactaGTATTCTCTACAATGTTAACATAATACAAGAAATACCtatcaaaagaaattttctgcACCCATTTTTTATGAGGAAAGAAAGCGTCTGGCATTTATTCCTGTACCTCTGTGCTATAGGTGTGTGCAATGCCTTCAGGGAATGCAATGGCATGAGAACAACAGATTTTAGCAAAGAACATACCAAGTAATAAAGGAGagtagagaataaaaaaaaaaaatacaaatacaaaaaaggTTGCCAAAAATCATTGTgttaagggaaagaaaaccaatTAGAATACTAAGGAAAGGTCAATTGCCAGGCACCAACTTTTGGGGGGCTGATAAAACATGATACAGTGTTTGGCCCTCAGTATTCTATCAAATTTTATACAAATTGCTCAtaacagaaaaggagaacacAAGACCTGCTGGAGgtcaaaattttgtttcctgacaATGATTCTGGGACAAGGTTTGAGGGTTTCAAAATTTGGAGCAAACAATAACTACAAAACACTAAGTGTTTTTgcaaaatagatttaaatacatatattcattttaccttttgttAGAAAATCCGGAGAGGGCATCTTGGATCACAAAGATCTTTCAATTCAAAACACTGTCAATATAATACAAAATCTGTGATAATGTTTGAGCTTCAGTGAAACATGTATCAACAAAATCAACATTTCATCAAAAATGTTCCAAACTAGAGTTAGCATGCTGATGGAAAATGCGGATGGTACCAAATTGGGAGGAATAGTGAAATCTCAGGAAGACAAAATATAATAGAAAGTGCTAGAGGCACTGAAAATTGGGCAGAAATTAGCAAATTCTGAAATAGAAATTCAAGGGAACTTATCTGGGAAAAATATTCCAACATATGTCTACTTCTCAGtgcagtttgttttcctaaggGCCAGTGTGACATAATTTTGCCATATCAGAGAAAAAAGCATGTTGGGGGGGaggttattttctttattaagcTGGAGATGATCAGGTTTGAAATTGTTCCAAGATTATCACTTGGTTGGAATTATGTGTGTCCACAAAGCAATTCAAAGTGCAGCAGACTGATATTAAAAGGGGTTAAATCTGAACAGTTTGGCTGTTTGTGCTGAATACAGAAGGACTGtctttaaaactttcttttaattttaggtGAGCGCTCATTGAGTAGTCTTATTGAGGTAGCAAAAAGTATATCTGTAGAATACTATAAATTTTGTTGAGCAGAGCTAATTAATCTAGCAAAAAGCCTTTCCAATGCAGCTCTTTAAGCTTTCAGCACCTAATTTGATTTGCTTAGAACTAGTTCAGTTATTTCTACACAAAACTGTACTGTGTAGCACAGGCATTGCTTTTAGaattgaaagacaaaaatagcaagggtaatttcagaagcaaagaaaaccccTCTCTCTAATAAGAAATGTTAGTTTAGTGGGGAATATAAATTaatagaagttaaaaaatacagtCTGATCCTACAGTATTGCTCTTCTTTCAGCAATGCAATCTCCAAGCGTCATGCTGAATTTGAGAGACATGCTGAGGGCACCTACACCAGTGATATCACCTCTTATTTGGAAGGTCAAGCTGCCAAAGAATTCATTGCTTGGTTAGTGAATGGACGAGGAAGAAGAGAGTAAGAATCCATCCATTCCTATTACTAAATTTTGCCTTGCTTTCGAGGTTAGAAATCAAGTCTGATGAAACCTTGATGTGTTTTTGATGATTCTTGCTGTACTTCATGTTTCCCTTTTGTAATAGAAGACATTCTGTGGGTGTTAGACTACCATTTT from Aythya fuligula isolate bAytFul2 chromosome 6, bAytFul2.pri, whole genome shotgun sequence harbors:
- the GCG gene encoding glucagon — encoded protein: MKMKSVYFVAGLLLMIVQGSWQNPLQDTEEKSRSFKASQSEPLDESRQLNEAKRHSQGTFTSDYSKYLDTRRAQDFVQWLMSTKRNGQQGQEDKENDKFPDQLSSNAISKRHAEFERHAEGTYTSDITSYLEGQAAKEFIAWLVNGRGRRDFPEKTLVAEEMGRRYADGTFTSDINKILDDMAAKEFLKWLINTKVTQRDLLEEYQ